Sequence from the Pirellulales bacterium genome:
TCGAGCGGCCAATTCTCTTCCGGGCGGTAACCGCGTGACGAATCCCAGTACGGCAGACGGTTCAAGGCCGCGAGCTATGTTCTGCCCGCTTTTGCTTGCTCTGCTTCTGCTGTCGCCCCCGATCACGGCTGCCGCCGACCAGACTGTAACGCCCAAGTCGAAACCCACCACGGCGTCCAAGAAGCCGGACCAGCCGACGGATACCAAGAAACGTCCGGCCAGCGGAACGGACGCCAAGGATCCCTCCCAAGTGGCGGCCCTCGTTCAGCGTGCGGATGCACTGCTCGGTTCGAGTTCTTTTGCCGCGGCGGTGAAGGAATATGAGGCTGCGCTTGCCCTGTGCGATCCGAAGCACCCGCGGCCCGCGACAACCGCACTTATTCAATCGCGCCTGTCGGCGGCCTTGGCTTTCGTGGCCGATTACGCCCGCGCGCGAACGTTCGCCGAGCAGGCGGTGGCCAATTTCATAACGGCCTTTGGTCCTGCCAGTGCCGAAGCGGCCGTAGCGCTGACGGATTACGGCGTGCTCCTCACGAAACTCGGCGAATTATCCGCGGCGCGGTCGAGTTTCGAGCGCGCGCTCCAGATCATGCAGCAGTTGCACGGAGAGCGCAATCCAAAAACACTCGGCTTGCGCACCTCGCTGGCGGCCCTCCAGGGGGCCTTGGGCGACCGGGCCGCGGCCACCCAGGGATTCGAAGAAGCGTTGCTCATTCAGAGCAAGTACGCAGCCGAAGAAAATGCCGACACCGCGTTCCTGCACGTCGAATACGGCAACTTCCTGACAAACCAGGGCAAATATCGCGAGGCGCGCGAACAACTGGAGCTCGCGCTCTCGTTGCGGCGCAAGTTACTAGGCGACCGTAATCCGGTTACGGCCGGCACGCTCGATTCGCTGGGAAGGGTCTGCCACCTTCTCGGTGACGACCCACGGGCGCAAGCGTGCTTCGAGGAAGAACTGGGCATCTACAAGGAGGTGCCGCCAGCGGATCATGGGGACTTGATCAACGCGCTAAACAACCTGGGCTTTGTTCTCGGTTGCCAACAGCAATACGCCCCGGCCCTGGAAGTTTTCCGCCAGGCGTTGGCCGTGGGAAAGCAATCGTTTGGGGACAACGATCCGCACGCGGTGACCGGCTACACGAACTTGTCCCTGTTTAGTGCCGCACAGGACGATTGGCAGCGCGCTGTCGAATTCGCGGACGAGGGACGGCATCTCGCCCGTCGCCGTCTGGCCACAACGCTTTCGACACTCTCCGAGCGCGAGCAGCTCGCTTATCTTTCCACTCACGATCTCCCTGCGCATTTCATGGCCCTTTCCTTGGCCATCGAACTGCGGCGCCACCCGCGCGTGGCCGAGTTGTCGGCCGGCTGGCTGTTGAACGGCAAATCGCAATCGCAGGAACTGCTGGCCGATCGCGCGGTCCGGGCGCGCGAACAGAGTGATCCGGCTCTGGCCAGAATCTCGCAGCAACTGAAGCAGGTGCGCGACGAGCAGGCGAAGATCGTCTTTTCCGGCACCTCGCGCAACGAGCGGGGCGATCGGATCTCGAAACTGGCGCGAAGCGAAGAGGAGCTTTCGCGGCGGCTGGCCCGGGCCGGCAGCCACTCTTTGCAAGCCCTGGACTGGATCGACGTCGGGCAGGTTCGTTCCGCGTTGGCCCCTGGCGAAGTCCTCGTCGATATCGCCTGCGTGCCGCTCGTGAATCTGAAGGCCCCCGACGAAAAGACCAGCTCTCTGCACTATGCGGCCTGGATCGTGCCGTCGGCCGACCAGGGCGAGGTGAAACTGATTGATCTGGGGGACGCCGAAGACATTCACGAGGACATCCTCGAGCTGCGCAAAGCCATCAATGTGGTCTTCACGATCGACCGCAGCACCGGACTGACGAAACCTGCTGAACCGAAGACATTGACGCAGGCGCACACCGCCATGTTGCGGTTGTCGCAGCGATTGCTGTTTCCGCTGCTTTCGCAGATTCGCAACGCCGACAAGCTGCTCATCAGCCCCGATGCGCAGTTGTGGCTCGTTCCCTGGGCCGCGCTCTACCTGCCCGACGGACGATTTGCCGTCGAGCAATATCAAATCTCGCACCTGGTCAGTGGCCGCGAACTGCTGGCGCCGAAGGTGAAGCGGCCGTCGAATGCGCCGTTGATCGTGGCGAACCCGAATTTTGATCTGCTGCCCGCCGAGGCACGGCAGATCGCTCAGGCCACGCTGACGGGCAAGAAGATTCCCGCGCAGCCGCGGCCGAACATACGCCTCCGGCCGCCGGCGCGGCTGGGCACGCCGCTTCCGGAGCTCGCCAGGCAAGTGAAGGTGGTCGGGCCGAAGCTGGCCGCCTACGCGGGAAAGAAACCGGCTGTCTTCGAAGGGGATAGGGCTCTGGAAACCCTGGTCAAAGCCGTACACGGACCAAGGGTGGTCCTGTTTGCGACGCACGGCTTCTTTGAGCCATCGGACCTGGCTTTCCGCGCGCGCACTTCGGGATTGGGCGCTGATGCGAGAGCACCGCGAACGGCCGATAACCCGCTGTTGCGCTGCGGCGTGTTGTTGGCCGGCTGCAATTGGCGAGATTCCTCGAAGGGAGACGATGGAATCTTGACGGGCATGGAAATCCTGAGCCTGGATCTCCGCGGCACGGAGCTCGTCGTCTTGAGCGCCTGCAACACCGGGGTGGGCGATCTGCGAATCGGCGAAGGAGTGGCGAGCACCCGCCAGGCCTTTCAACTGGCCGGCGCCGAGGCCGTCGTAGCGACCCTCTGGCCCGTGACCGTCGACGAAGCCAACGATCAGATGAGCGATTTCTTCGCGCGCCTCGCCAAGGGAGAAGGGAAGGCACAAGCCCTGCGCAGCGCCCAACTAGCGGCCATCAGCCGGCTGAAGGCCAAGTATCACGCTGCGCTCCCGGTCATTTGGGCAGCCTTCACAATCACCGGACGCGGCTGAACGGCGCTGTCGGCCTGCAATCGACGAGGGCCACGCCCGCCGCTGATAAGCCGCGAGCCATCCGCTCAGGCCAGCTTTCGAACCAGGCGTGCCGGCAACGAGAGAATCGCATCCACCGTCTCGAAGAGCACGGTGAACGTCAACCCAATCAACCGAAACGGTAACAGCACCAGCCAGACCAGCGGATAGAGCAACAAGACACCGATCGCCAGCGGCCAGCAGATCACGAACAGCACGCACCACAGCACGAATGTCAACATCAACCAGGATTCCCGCGAAAGGATTCGGAAACAAAGGCCAAATACGATCCGCAGATTCCACAGATTACGCAGAAAACTTCAGAATGCCCGGTCCCAGTTCCGCATCATGTTTCAAACTATTCAGGAATCTGCGTCGATCTGCGAAATCTGCCGATGATTCTCTCTGCCCCTCGGTAAGCTATTCGTAGGGGGAAGCGACTTCTTGGCACGAATCTGCCGCGATTTCTTGGCTATTTCGAATTCCTGCCCGACGGCGTGACCTAAACTTCTGGGTGCCCGCGGGCACGAACGACTATTAGAAAGGACCAACGCCATGGGCCGACGAATGATCATTTCCATGATTGTGGCATTCTTGTGCCTGGCCGCGCCGCGGGTCTACGCGCAGCGCGGCGGACGGGGCGAGGGACGATCAAGCGGCCACGCCCCCGGCGGCGAATGGTCCGAGCGCTCGCATCAAGGAAGCAGTCACGGCCAGGCGGGCGGCGGCAATCGCGAAGCGAGCGGCGCTCGTGGCTTTGAAGGAAAGAACGCAGGTCGTAACGAGTCGCAACGCGGCGCCGGACAACAGGGCTTCGCCGGCAATCAGGCGGCACCCAATGGGCGCTCGCGAAGCGCCGGCGGAGCAGCCGGCACTGCTGGTACACGTGGACCTCAAGGAATTGCAGGCGCAGGCGGGACTACCCGCCGTGGAGCCGAAGGTTCGGGCACCGCCACAACGAACCGCACCGCCGGCACACGCACCGGCACGGCAAACGCAGCAGCCGCCCCAGGCACGCGCGCGGCTACAGGCAACGCGGCAACCGCCGCCACGACTAATGCATCAAACACCGGCGCTGCCGCGGTTCGCAATGCCTACAACAACCCGAACCTCTACAACGACCATTGGTACGCGGCGCACACGGGCGCCTGGTATCCGCACGGCTGGACCACGGCCGCCGTCTGGGCCGTGCCCACCTGGGGCGCTGTGTCCGGCTACTACGGAGCCAGTGCGGTGCCGATGTCGTACAACTACGGCGTGAATCCCGCTTATGCCAACGGTATGGTCACCATGAACGGCCAGCCGGTCGGCACGCCGGCCGAGTTCAGCCAGCAGGCCGCCGACCTGGCGGCGACCGGCGCCGGCGACGTAGCCACCGACGGCAACGACTGGATGTCGCTGGGCGTCTTTGCCATGGTTCGCAACGAGCAGCAGCATCCGCAATTGATCCTGCAATTGGCGATCAATAAGCAGGGCATCCTGCGCGGCAATTACACGGACGAAGTGTCGGAGCACACGCAGCAGATTCAGGGCGCGGCTGACCCCAAGACGCAGCGCGCGGCATGGACCGTGGGCGGCAACACCAGCTCCATCATGGAAGCCGGGCTCAGCGACCTCGCCCAAGGCGAGGCGCCGGCCCTGATTCACAAGAACGGCAAGACCGATCATTGGTTACTGGTGCGTCTCGACAAGCCGGCAGGAGAAACTGCTGACAGTTCGCCGGGCGGACGCTAGATTGTTCGGGATGGCCGCACTCTTCGAACGCGCCTGAGGGTGCTTCGCATCGTGGCGCGTCCGAATATTTTCGAAAGGAGTCGAACGTGATTGCTGGGTCACGATTTGGGGTGCATTCTGCGGCGGCGTTCTTCGCCCTGCCCCTTTGCGTAGCACTTGGTGTGGCATCTTCGGTCCGCGCGCAACAACCACCAGCTGGGCCTGCTGCCGGGTCGGCCATTTCCACGCGCACGATCGACGGTAAGTATCTGCCACCGCAGCCGGCGCCTTTCGGCGGCGTGATCAACATGAACGCGGTCAATTCAAAGCCGTGGTGGCCGTCGAGCGTGGTCCCTCCCAAGGGCGCGCCGAACGTGCTGTTGATCATGACCGACGACGTCGGCTTCGGCGCGCCGAGCACCTTCGGCGGCGTCATCCCCACGCCCTCTTTGGACCGCGTTGCCAAGATGGGATTGCGCTACACGCAGTTTCATTCGACCGCGCTCTGCTCGCCCACGCGGGCGGCCCTGATTACGGGCCGCAACCATCATTCGGTCGGTTTCGGCGTCGTCGCGGAAATGGCCACCGGTTTTCCCGGCTACGACACGTTCATCGGTCGCGATTCGGCCACGCTTGGTCGTGTTCTGCGAGACAACGGCTACGCCACGAGCTGGTTCGGCAAGGATCACAACACGCCCGCCTTCCAGGCCAGCCAGGTTGGCCCCTTCGATCAATGGCCGATCGGGATGGGCTTTGATTACTTCTATGGCTTTGTCGGCGGCGACACCAGCCAATGGCAACCCAACTTGTTCCGCAATACGACGGCCATCTATCCGTACGTGGGTAATCCCCAGTGGAACCTCACGACCGCCATGGCCGACGAAGCGATCGCGCATTTGAAGATGCTCAACGAGGTCGCGCCCGACAAGCCGTTCTTTTGCTACTACGTCCCTGGCGGCACGCACGCGCCCCACCATGCCACGCCCGAGTGGATCGAGAAATTCAAGGGCAAGTTCGACATGGGATGGAACAAGCTGCGCGATCAGATTTTCGCGAACCAGAAAAAGCTCGGCGTGATCCCGGCCGATGCGAAATTGACGCCCTGGCCCGATGTCCTGAAAAAGTGGGACGATCTTTCGGCCGAGGAGAAGAAGCTGTTCACCCGGCAAGTCGAAGTGTACGCGGCCTACCTGGCGTACACGGATCATGAAATCGGTCGCGTCATTCAAGCCGTCGAGGACTTGGGCAAGCTCGATAACACGCTCGTCATCTACATCAGCGGAGACAACGGCGGCAGTGCCGAAGGATCTCCGATCGGCACGCCGAATGAGGTCGCGCAGTTCAACGGGGTCGAGGTTCCGGTACCGGCGCAACTGGCGCTGTTCTACGATTCCTGGGGTTCGGACAAGACGTACAACCATATGGCCGTCGGGTGGACCTGGGCCTTCGATACGCCCTTCCAATGGACCAAGCAGGTCGCTTCGCACTTTGGCGGCACGCGGCAAGGCGTGTGCATTGCCTGGCCCAAGCGGATCAAGGATGCCGGCGGAATTCGTAACCAGTTTCATCACATCGTCGATATCACGCCAACGATCCTCGAAGCAACCGGCATCCCGGCGCCGAATGTGGTCGATGGCATTGCACAGCGTCCGATCGAAGGCGTGAGCATGGCGTATTCGTTCGACAAGACCAGGGCGCAAGCCCCTTCGCCGCACAAAACGCAATACTTCGAAATGCTCGGCAATCGGGGCATCTATCACGATGGCTGGTACGCCAATACCGTGCCCATCAGCCCGCCCTGGGTCCTTACAGCGACGCCCGATCAGGACGTTATGAGCAGCTACAAGTGGGAGCTCTACGACCTGACGAAGGATTGGACGCAGAGCAACAACCTGGCCGCGAGCAAGCCTGATAAGCTCAAGGAATTGCAAGAGAAATTCATCGTCGAGGCGACGAAGTACCAGGTTTTCCCGCTCGACAATTCCATGGCGGCCCGCATGATCTCGCCGCGCCCCAGCCTGACCGCAGGACGCGACACGTTCACCTACAGCGGCGAACTGACGGGCATTCCGATGGGGGCCGCGCCGTCGCTGCTCAACGCCTCGTACAAAATCACGGCTGATATTGAAATCCCTGCGGGCGGCGCCGAAGGCGTGCTGGCCACGCAAGGAGGCCGATTCGGCGGCTGGGGTTTTTACCTCTTGAAGGGGAAGCCGGTCTTCCTGTGGAACATGCTCGACCTGCGCCGTATCCGCTGGGAAGGAAATTCAGCACTCGCCCCCGGTAAGCACACCTTGGAGTTCGCCTTCAAATACGAAGGACTGGGCGCCGAAACGCTGGCTTTCAACAATCGCAGCGGCCTCGGCCACGGCGGCCCCGGCACGCTGAAGGTGGATGGGCAGGTCGTCTCGTCGCATAAGATGGAGCACTCGATCCCCGTCACTTTGCAATGGGACGAAAGCTTCGACATCGGGGCCGATACCGGCACGCCGATTGACGACAAGGACTATCAGGTCCCCTTCAAGTTCACGGGCAAGCTCACGAGCTTGACGCTAAAGATCGACCGCCCCCAGCTGAGTCCGGCCGACCAAAAACGACTGGCCGAGGAAAGCCGTCGGAATAATCGGGCCAGTGAATAGTCCGCAGGCCCCCAAAAGGGTCGGTATCTCCCGGCACGTCGAAAAAGGGCGAAACTCAGGCCTCGCTCAGGCGGTATCGGTAGCGTGACGATTCGCAATGTCATCGGCTAGTGATGAGTGCCAGGCACTGCGATAATTGGAACCGCACTGGCCGGCCCATCATGCGCGCCGGCGCTCGTCCGAATTCCGTGATTGTCCATCGCCGATTGTTCGCCGCATGATTGTCCGCTGCATCACTGTCCACTGCATGACCGTCCACTGCATGACCGTCCACTGCATGACCGTCCACTGCATGACCGTCCACCTTGAGAACGCACCATGACCTCGCTCGCCGCATCGCTCGTCTTAACCTGCCTTCTATCGGCAGAACCCGCGAATAACTACCGCATCGGCCGCGCCGCAAGCGATATCACGTTACCGGTCTGGGGCGTGCAGATGTTGGGCTACGTACACCCGGACCAGATTGGCCAAGGGTTGCGGCAGCGGCAATATGCGCGGACATTCGTGATCACGGACACCGATGACCAGTCGCGACTGGCCTACGTCACGTGCGACATCGCGTTTCCGACGCACACTCTGAAGCTCGCCGTGCTCGAACGCCTGGAGAAATCGCTACCAGGCCGGTACACGCACGCCAACTTGATTCTTGCCGGCACTCACACGCACGGAGCGCCTGGCGGTTATCACCATCATCTCTCGACGAGCGTCCTGGGAGGCGATTTTTTCGTCCAGGCCTTCGAAGCTCTGGCTGACGGTATCGCCGAATCGATCGTGACCGCCGATACCGACTTGCGCCCCGGGCGCATTCTTTTCGCGCAAGGCGAAGTGACCGAAGCCAATGCCAATCGCTCTCTGGTCGCTTATCGCAACAATCCGGCCGACGAGCGGGCCGAGTACAAAAACGACGTCGACAAGACGATGACCTTGCTCGAGTTCGTGCGCGACGACGGTCCGATCGGTCTCTTGAACTGGTTCGCCGTTCATCCTACGTCGGTCAACTTTCACTACCGGCTGACGACCAGTGACAACAAGGGCTACGCCGCGTATCTGGTCGAGCAAGCCCACGGGGCGCGCCATCACGGCGGCGGGGAGTTTGTCGCCGCGTTCGCCAACACCAACTGCGGCGACTGTACCCCGAACTTGAATCTCGACGCCACGGGCCCGGGAAAGACCGATCTGGAAAGTTGCACGATCATTGGCCGTCGCCAGGCCGAGGCTGCCCAGCGACTGTGCGATGGAAAGGGCGATGTTGTTTCGGGTCCTATCCAGGTGATCCACACGTTTGTCGACTTCTCGCGTCTCGAGGTCGACGCCGAGTTCACCGCGGACGGCCAGCACCGGACTTGCCCGTCGGCCTGGGGTTATTCCTTCGCCGCGGGTTCCGATGCCGAAGGAGGTGGGCTGGCGCTGTTCCGTGAAGGAATGACGAAGACGGATCCGGCCGTCGACGCCGTCATTCGGCTCGCGTTGCCACAGGTGCGCACCACGCCCGAGTTTCTCGAATGCCAGAAACCCAAGGCCGTGCTGATCGCCAGCGGCCTGGCGAACCCGCCCATGCACGAACAGGTGTTGCCGCTAGCGCTCGCACGCATCGGCCAGTTGGCATTCGTCGTTGGGCCGGCCGAGTTCACGACGATGAGCGGGCGACGATTCCGCGTCGCCGTCGGGCACGAACTGGGCATCGACCCGCGCTACGTCATCGTGGCCGGATACTCGAACGACTTTGCCGGCTACGTCACCACGTGGCACGAGTATCAGTTGCAGCAGTACGAAGGGGGGCACACCTTGTTCGGCCCTTGGACCGAGGCCGGTTATCGGCAAGAGTTCGTCCGACTGGCACGCGCGCTAAAGGCAGGCAAGCAAGTCGAACCGACAGGCCAGTCCACCGATATGCGCAGCCGCGTGGCGAAGCCGACCTTGCTCGACGGCCCTGACGAAAAGCAACCGCCGGATGCGAAATTCGGCGACGTCGTCGAAGGGCCGCAAAACGATTACGCGCCGGGTGATGTCGTTTCGACGGTGTTCTGGACCGGCAGCCCGGTGAACGAATATCAACGGCAAGATCGCTATATGGCTGTCGAGCGGTTGACCGCCGCGCCTGACACGTGGGAAGTCGTCCGCGAAGATTTCGATTGGGACACCACCGCCCAATGGGAGCGGCCAGCCGCCGAACGCAAATCGTCGTCCGCGCGGGCTGGACAGCAAATGAGCCTGTTGAACCTCTCACCACCGAAATACAAGACCAGCCCCGATCCGTTCCGCGTCACGATCACCTGGGAGACCGCGGCCGACACGCCTCCGGGCACGTATCGGCTGGTCCACTTCGGACGATACAAAGAGGACGGTGCCGTCAAACGCTTCACGGCCCGTTCGCCCGCGTTTCAAGTAAAGTGAAGAGACTACGATTGCGCCGGGCGATGATGGGATGGTGTTGAAGCATCGCGCCTGGTGCCGGGGCCATAGCGAGTTGTCATTTGGGGGTCCTGGCTGTTGGCGCCGTCTGCATCGAAGTTACTGGGCCTCCGCGGCTTGCGACGGGGGCTGCGGCGCGGCCAGGTATTTGTCGAACCAGGCAACCGAGCCTTTGAAGGCCTTATCCCACTGGGCCGCCTCCGCGGGATTGCGGGCCGCATGGTGCCCTATGCCCTCCATCACGATCAATTCGGTCGGTACGGATTTCTCGTTCAGCTCGGCGAGAAGGTTCTGGCTGTTCTCGATCGGCACCAGGGTGTCCGTGTCGCCGTGGATCAATAGCGTGGCGGCATCGTCGCCGGTGACTTGTAGCCGTGGAGATAACGATTCGACCAGCGCCGGGTCGAAGGCAAACGCCGGCTTCAGCTTTTCGGCGAAGAGCTTGTCGATCGTCCCCTTCTGCAACAGCTGTTCTCGTTTCTGATCCATGTCGCGCAGGTCGGACGGTGCCGCGATCGCCACGGCGGCGGCCACTCGGCTGCTGGTGCGCGACAACTCATCGCGCGCCTCGGCATTGCCGTCGTCACCGGTCGTGGCGAGCATCAGGGCCAGGTGCCCGCCGGCGCTCGTGCCAATCACGCCCAGGCGCTTGGGATCGATCCCGTAATCCTCGGCGTGCAGGCGAATGAAGCGGATCGCGCGCCGCATATCGCCCACGATCTCGGGCACGGTGTACTTGGGATTGCTGCCGTGAAAGACCGAGAAAACTGTAAAGCCACGATCGAGAAACAAACCCACCAGGGGCGCCTTCGGATTGGTCGGTTCCCAGAACGAAAAATAACCGCTGCTATTGATTTGCACCACGGCGGCGCCATTCGCATTGGCCGGGCGATAAACGTGCATCACCAGCGCCATGCCGTCTTTGTGGCCGTAGACCACGTCCGGCGTGACCTTTGTCTCGTCGCCGCGACTGACACCGGCGCTGACGATCCACAACAAGCCGGCAAACGCTAACGAGATGTTGGGAAACATCTGTTCTCTCTCCTGCGGGAACGCGACCCGATGCGTTTTGGTGTTCTAGCTCTTGCGGTACATGGTCACAACGCACGCGCCGCCCAGCCCCAGGTTGTGTTGCAGCGCGATTTCTGCTTCTTCAACCTGTCGGTCCTGCGCCTGCCCTCGCAACTGCCAAACCAGCTCGGCGCATTGCGCCAGTCCGGTTGCGCCCAGCGGATGCCCCTTCGATAACAACCCGCCCGAGGGATTCGTGACATACTTCCCGCCGTACGTATTGTCGCCCCGCCAGATGAAATCCTCGGCACCCCCTTCCGGGCAGAGGCCGAGCGCTTCGTAGGTCAATAGCTCGTTGGCGGTGAAGCAGTCGTGCAGTTCGACCACGTCGACGTCTTCAGGGCCGATGCCCGTCTGCCGGTAGACGGCTTGCGCTGCCTGCTTGGCCATGTCGTAGCCGACCATGTTGATCATGCTCTTCGAGTCGAAGCTCGAAGGGTAATCAGTGGTCATCGCCTGGCCCGCGATGTACACCGCGTGGTCGATGCCATGCCTCCTCGCGAAGTCATCCGAGCACACGATCGCGGCCGCCGCGCCGCAGGTCGGTGGGCAGCACTGGAATCGCGTCAGCGGGTCGAACACTTCGTCCGAGGCGAGCACCTCTTCCACGCTGAGCTTCTTGTTGAAAAGCGCAAAAGGATTCCGGCTGGCGTGATCGCGCGCCTTGGAGGAAATCTTGGCAAACGTCTCGCGTTTCGTGCCGTGCCGCCAGCGGTACTCGCGTCCCGCGCCGCCGAACATTTGTGCGGCGGCCGGCGCCGCGTTGATTCCTTGCACGTCGTTCATCACTTCGGCGTGCTTGCCAACCGGGGGTTCGCGATCGGCGAACTTGGCGCTCAAAGCCCCCTTTTCCATCTTTTCAAAGCCCAACGCCAGCACGCATTCGGCCGCCCCACTCTCGACGGTCTGCCGTGCCAAAAACAGCGCGGTCGAACCGGTGGAACAATTATTGTTGACGTTGAAGACGGGAACGCCGGTCAGGCCCAACTCATACGCCGAGCGCTGTCCGCACGTTGAATCGCCGAAGACATATCCGGCGTAAACCTGCTCGATTTCGTTGTAGCCAATGTTGGCGTCGGCCAGCGCCAGGCGGCCCGCTTCGGCGGCCATCACATAATATTCGGGACTGTCGCCCGGCTTGGCGAACTTCGTCATGCCGACGCCGAGGATATTTGCGCGACCCTTCACGTTTTCGTCTCCCGTTTGCTGCGACTTAAGCGTTTGATGTTCCAACGAGAAAATCCAAATCGTGCGCGAGTCGCACGTTACCGTCGACGCGCAGCCGCCCACGCTGGAACAAATCCTGCGGGCTGGCCGCCCCGGCAGCCAAGGCCACCAGGTCTTCGTCCGTAATGCGGATCACTGCCGACGGTTCTGCGCTATCGCTCTCCGAGACCGCTGGCGATGGACCGCGGAAGTCGATATGCCACGTGGCTTCCGGTTCTTGAACCTTGAAGACCACGACCTGCCCGGCGGCCGCGGGCGGTGGGTAACGTTCCTTCTCGAAGCGCGCGGCTACACGGCGAAAAATCGAGGGCGCTTGCGCGCTCTTTTCACGACGTGGCGCAGAGGTTGTTTCGCCATTGGTCAGGCCCAGCCGCGCGTTCATCGCATCCTGAACCAAAGACGGATCGAGCTTCTTGAAGAATTCCAGCTTTTGCGCCGCGGCCATGTTGCCCGTGATTTTCAGCTTGCCAGACATGAAAAGCTTCATCGAATCGGTCGTGCCCAGGCACATGCCGACAAAATCCTCTTCCGAGCAGGCGAGCGTCGCGTCCGGCTGCGCCGCAGGCGCGGCCGTCACCGAGCCCGGACTGTTCTTCAGGTCCAGCGTCCACACGCTGTCGGGC
This genomic interval carries:
- a CDS encoding CHAT domain-containing tetratricopeptide repeat protein, with the protein product MFCPLLLALLLLSPPITAAADQTVTPKSKPTTASKKPDQPTDTKKRPASGTDAKDPSQVAALVQRADALLGSSSFAAAVKEYEAALALCDPKHPRPATTALIQSRLSAALAFVADYARARTFAEQAVANFITAFGPASAEAAVALTDYGVLLTKLGELSAARSSFERALQIMQQLHGERNPKTLGLRTSLAALQGALGDRAAATQGFEEALLIQSKYAAEENADTAFLHVEYGNFLTNQGKYREAREQLELALSLRRKLLGDRNPVTAGTLDSLGRVCHLLGDDPRAQACFEEELGIYKEVPPADHGDLINALNNLGFVLGCQQQYAPALEVFRQALAVGKQSFGDNDPHAVTGYTNLSLFSAAQDDWQRAVEFADEGRHLARRRLATTLSTLSEREQLAYLSTHDLPAHFMALSLAIELRRHPRVAELSAGWLLNGKSQSQELLADRAVRAREQSDPALARISQQLKQVRDEQAKIVFSGTSRNERGDRISKLARSEEELSRRLARAGSHSLQALDWIDVGQVRSALAPGEVLVDIACVPLVNLKAPDEKTSSLHYAAWIVPSADQGEVKLIDLGDAEDIHEDILELRKAINVVFTIDRSTGLTKPAEPKTLTQAHTAMLRLSQRLLFPLLSQIRNADKLLISPDAQLWLVPWAALYLPDGRFAVEQYQISHLVSGRELLAPKVKRPSNAPLIVANPNFDLLPAEARQIAQATLTGKKIPAQPRPNIRLRPPARLGTPLPELARQVKVVGPKLAAYAGKKPAVFEGDRALETLVKAVHGPRVVLFATHGFFEPSDLAFRARTSGLGADARAPRTADNPLLRCGVLLAGCNWRDSSKGDDGILTGMEILSLDLRGTELVVLSACNTGVGDLRIGEGVASTRQAFQLAGAEAVVATLWPVTVDEANDQMSDFFARLAKGEGKAQALRSAQLAAISRLKAKYHAALPVIWAAFTITGRG
- a CDS encoding arylsulfatase; this translates as MASSVRAQQPPAGPAAGSAISTRTIDGKYLPPQPAPFGGVINMNAVNSKPWWPSSVVPPKGAPNVLLIMTDDVGFGAPSTFGGVIPTPSLDRVAKMGLRYTQFHSTALCSPTRAALITGRNHHSVGFGVVAEMATGFPGYDTFIGRDSATLGRVLRDNGYATSWFGKDHNTPAFQASQVGPFDQWPIGMGFDYFYGFVGGDTSQWQPNLFRNTTAIYPYVGNPQWNLTTAMADEAIAHLKMLNEVAPDKPFFCYYVPGGTHAPHHATPEWIEKFKGKFDMGWNKLRDQIFANQKKLGVIPADAKLTPWPDVLKKWDDLSAEEKKLFTRQVEVYAAYLAYTDHEIGRVIQAVEDLGKLDNTLVIYISGDNGGSAEGSPIGTPNEVAQFNGVEVPVPAQLALFYDSWGSDKTYNHMAVGWTWAFDTPFQWTKQVASHFGGTRQGVCIAWPKRIKDAGGIRNQFHHIVDITPTILEATGIPAPNVVDGIAQRPIEGVSMAYSFDKTRAQAPSPHKTQYFEMLGNRGIYHDGWYANTVPISPPWVLTATPDQDVMSSYKWELYDLTKDWTQSNNLAASKPDKLKELQEKFIVEATKYQVFPLDNSMAARMISPRPSLTAGRDTFTYSGELTGIPMGAAPSLLNASYKITADIEIPAGGAEGVLATQGGRFGGWGFYLLKGKPVFLWNMLDLRRIRWEGNSALAPGKHTLEFAFKYEGLGAETLAFNNRSGLGHGGPGTLKVDGQVVSSHKMEHSIPVTLQWDESFDIGADTGTPIDDKDYQVPFKFTGKLTSLTLKIDRPQLSPADQKRLAEESRRNNRASE
- a CDS encoding alpha/beta hydrolase, producing MFPNISLAFAGLLWIVSAGVSRGDETKVTPDVVYGHKDGMALVMHVYRPANANGAAVVQINSSGYFSFWEPTNPKAPLVGLFLDRGFTVFSVFHGSNPKYTVPEIVGDMRRAIRFIRLHAEDYGIDPKRLGVIGTSAGGHLALMLATTGDDGNAEARDELSRTSSRVAAAVAIAAPSDLRDMDQKREQLLQKGTIDKLFAEKLKPAFAFDPALVESLSPRLQVTGDDAATLLIHGDTDTLVPIENSQNLLAELNEKSVPTELIVMEGIGHHAARNPAEAAQWDKAFKGSVAWFDKYLAAPQPPSQAAEAQ
- a CDS encoding neutral/alkaline non-lysosomal ceramidase N-terminal domain-containing protein, translated to MTSLAASLVLTCLLSAEPANNYRIGRAASDITLPVWGVQMLGYVHPDQIGQGLRQRQYARTFVITDTDDQSRLAYVTCDIAFPTHTLKLAVLERLEKSLPGRYTHANLILAGTHTHGAPGGYHHHLSTSVLGGDFFVQAFEALADGIAESIVTADTDLRPGRILFAQGEVTEANANRSLVAYRNNPADERAEYKNDVDKTMTLLEFVRDDGPIGLLNWFAVHPTSVNFHYRLTTSDNKGYAAYLVEQAHGARHHGGGEFVAAFANTNCGDCTPNLNLDATGPGKTDLESCTIIGRRQAEAAQRLCDGKGDVVSGPIQVIHTFVDFSRLEVDAEFTADGQHRTCPSAWGYSFAAGSDAEGGGLALFREGMTKTDPAVDAVIRLALPQVRTTPEFLECQKPKAVLIASGLANPPMHEQVLPLALARIGQLAFVVGPAEFTTMSGRRFRVAVGHELGIDPRYVIVAGYSNDFAGYVTTWHEYQLQQYEGGHTLFGPWTEAGYRQEFVRLARALKAGKQVEPTGQSTDMRSRVAKPTLLDGPDEKQPPDAKFGDVVEGPQNDYAPGDVVSTVFWTGSPVNEYQRQDRYMAVERLTAAPDTWEVVREDFDWDTTAQWERPAAERKSSSARAGQQMSLLNLSPPKYKTSPDPFRVTITWETAADTPPGTYRLVHFGRYKEDGAVKRFTARSPAFQVK